A genome region from Nitrosopumilus oxyclinae includes the following:
- a CDS encoding 50S ribosomal protein L31e → MSQELERVYTIPLGKVKISQSQHRAVRAINMIREFARHHMKVETIKIDEELAREIWAKGVRNPPRKVRVRMTKTDEGFILVSRYDEDAESKVTPEKETKKVSDKVEEPAKEAPKKEEPAKEAPKKEEPAKEAPKKEEPAKEAPKKEEPAKEAPKKEEPAKEAPKKEEPAKEAPKKD, encoded by the coding sequence ATGTCTCAAGAATTAGAACGAGTTTATACAATTCCACTTGGTAAAGTAAAAATTTCACAATCTCAACATAGAGCTGTTAGAGCAATTAACATGATTAGAGAATTTGCTCGACATCACATGAAAGTTGAGACAATCAAAATAGATGAAGAATTAGCTCGCGAAATTTGGGCAAAAGGGGTTAGGAATCCTCCACGAAAAGTTAGAGTAAGAATGACTAAAACTGATGAAGGATTCATTCTCGTTTCTAGATATGATGAAGATGCAGAATCTAAAGTAACTCCTGAAAAAGAAACCAAAAAAGTTTCAGATAAAGTAGAAGAACCAGCTAAAGAAGCACCAAAGAAAGAAGAACCAGCTAAAGAAGCACCAAAGAAAGAAGAACCAGCTAAAGAAGCACCAAAGAAAGAAGAACCAGCTAAAGAAGCACCAAAGAAAGAAGAACCAGCTAAAGAAGCACCAAAGAAAGAAGAACCAGCTAAAGAAGCACCAAAGAAAGAAGAACCAGCTAAAGAAGCACCAAAGAAAGATTAA